The stretch of DNA CAGACCGCACCCAGCCGTCTCCCCCGATGGTGACGGCCATGTCGTAGGCGCGCCGCAGGATGAAGGCCGTCACCGCCACGTACGCGGCCAGCCCAATCAGGCCAACATCGAGTGCTGTCTGCAGAAACATATTGTGCGCATGCGGACGGCCGACGATGAGGTCAGGCCAGACTGGCACGGGTGAGTACCCACTGTGCCGGAAGTAGTCGAATCCGATGCCGGTCCAAGGTGATGTTCGCAGGGCGTCAAACCCCTGCGCCCAGATGTCCAATCGTGTCTGCACCGATGCCATCAACTCGACGACCCGGGGATGGTCGCCCCAGAAGGCGTAGGTCACAGCCGGCATCACAAGGAAAACGGCAGCGGCCGCCGACCACCATGCCGCCGGCTTCAGGAATCGGCGCGTCATCAGCCAGGCGATGAACGCCGCCGCCAACCAGACCGATCTGGATTGCATGATGACGACCACGGCCAGCGTCCACAACGCCGCCAGGAGCCCAACGACCTGCAGTGGCACGCGCAAACCACTTCCTGCGAGTCGCGAGCCGGCGACCGCAGCCGCCACCGGCAGCACCATCATCGCCACCGCAGCCAGAGGGTTCCGATTGACCGACGTGCGGGAATGCAGGCCGCTCATCGGCAGTGCTGGTGGCTCTGTCACTGGGGACGCCTTCCCGAAGATGGTCTTCGCTGTGTGCACCGGCAACGCGCTGCGGACTCCGATGGCCACGACAACCGCACCGCACGCGACAAACGCAAAGGCGGCCAGCGCGAAACGCTCGCGCGTCCGGCACCAGACCGCCACCGTGCCCATCGCGAAGAGCCCGAGCGCAAGGCCGGCGAAGTGGTTGATGGTCTCGGGTTGTTCGGCGACGTCGATTCCGGCGAAGATCGCGGCCACAACGAGCACGGCCACGTACCACGGAAGGCGGCCGAAGTCGCTCACAAGGCCGACGGCACCCAGCATCACCACCGCCGCGAACACGGCGACCGTTGCCAGAGCGGAAGGTCCCAGCGCTGCGGGAAACGCCAGCACGGGAGCCGCCACCAGCAATAGCGCTGCCGCACCCCATCCCACGCCGCGGATCATTGCGGTACGAGGTCCCGGAACAGGCTGTAGGCCCGGGCTATGGCGCCGGCTCTGTCAACGCGGGCGGAGGCATAGGCCATGGATCGCTCCGCGTACACATCATGGTCGGCCGGCAGGCGCGCACTCAGCGCTTCGATGGCCATGCCGAACGCCGACATCGAACTGAGCGGAAGACTCCAGCCGACCTCATGTGTTTCCACATCGCTCCAGGGCGTCTGATCGCTGATGAGGACGGGCACGCCCGCCGCAAGCGACTCGAAGATCACGTGCCCGAAGTTCTCTCCGCGAGTCGGAAAGAAGAACAAGTCGTGTCTGGCGAGTGTGCGTTTCACCTGATCGGGAGGCACCTCGCCCTTGTAGACGGCTCGTATATTCGAGGGCAGCCGCACCAGCAACCGCTCGCACTCTGCCCAGTAGGCCACATCCTCGATCGGTCCAAAAATCGCGAACTCCACGGGCACCTTCACGCCGGCCAATACGCGAAGCGCAAAGTCGAGGTTCTTCTTCGGGGAAATCCGCGACAGGAAACACAGGCGCAACGGTCCGGGCACCCGGCGCTCAATCGGGGCGCGCACTTCGGGCGACACCTCCTCTGTGAGGTCAGAAGCCACACGCACTTCGTCCCTGCGTACAGTCTTCACGATCTGCACAATTTCTTCTTTTTCCAATTCATTTGAGGCCTGCCACGTGATGTCCCGATACAGGCCACTCACGCGCGCCAGTTGGAGAAATGCCGACTTCTTCGCCGCCTTGAGTCCGAGAGCGCCGGTGGACAGTTCGCCCTGGGGCGCGAGCAGCGTGGGCACCGTCGGGACGAGGCCGAGTTTTCGTGCCGCCAGGACCTTCAGGGTAAATATGGGGTCGAAAAAACTATTGAGGTAGATCACTTGCGGCGAGATCCTCGCCACCTCACGTGAAAGCCGCCGAACCGTCGCGGCCCGGCGCGACAGGTACAGCACTTCCGCTCCGTGCAGGACCTGCCAGCTGCCGTGGCGGACCGATGGGTAGGGGGGATCGCTCGCGAGATCGCGGTCCAGGGTAATGATGCGGAAATCCACCTGGGTCCCGAGCGCCTGCACCAGATTGACCAGCGAACGGACCGGTCCGCCACCGCGGAACCCCGGAGGGTAACAACGGCTGAAGGCCAATACTCGGAGCCGCGGCGGGTCGCCGTTTCCCGGCCCCATTCCTACAGCCATACGCGACCCACTTTGAGCGGCGGCGATGACTTCAACAGACGCTCCGCCAGCGGAATGTCGCGCACAAACACGGTGTTGTTGGATTTGGACCTGGCGTCGCCCAGCGGCGTCAGCGTCCTCGAAAACGGCTCATAGCCACAGGCCTCAAATCCGTGTCCGGCCATCGTCTTGAGAATAGCGTGTTCGCCAAGGCCGTAGCGTGCGACGCTTCCGTTCAACTCCATGATTACGGAGTGTAATGTCGGCTGACTCAGCGTTGCGTTAGCGCCGGCCAGCACAAACGTCTCGAATCCCTCAACGTCGATCTTCAGTACGGCCGGGCGCCGATTCGCCAGCACCGCGTCCAGAGGCAGGACCTTGACCTGGACGGCTCCGTCACGCGGTTCACCCTCCGGCACCACATGATTCGTGCAGTTTTCATCGGACGTGAACCACAGCTCGCCCTCGGCGTCCGACGCGCCGACGTTCAGCGCCTCGACCCTGCCAGACAGCCGGTTGATGCTGAGCGTGTCGAGGAGCCGCGCGAATGTGGACGGCACCGGTTCCAGGCAGCACCCGCGCGCCCCCTTCGCGGCGCAGGCCAGAATCGTATACGCACCCACATTGGCGCCGACATCGACAAACAGATCATCTGGCGTGATGACGTGCAGCAGATACGCCATCTCGGCGAATTCATGCAGGCCGCAGTAGATATTTCCGGTCAGGCCGTCCTCCCCGGAGTGGACGATCATTCGCGAGCCGTTCACCCAGGGGTACACCACCGGCCCCGAAACCAGGCGGCTGCCCACCTGCCATCTCACGAATTCGACCAGCGCCCGTACTTTTCGGCCGCGGTTGAGCGGGTGTTCGACGATGAATCCGAGCGTCTCGGCAAGCTTGCCGATCACAAGGGCGGGGCTGCGGTTCATGACCCGGTGTCCCACGCGCGGCGAGCGGCTGCGATCTGCTCAATCACCTGACGCGCCCTGGCGGGAATCGAGTACGCCGGCACGGCTCTCGCGTGTGCCCGCCTGGCCATGTCGGCGCGTTCACCGGCGCGGGGCAAATAGTGACGTACGACCTCCGCCAGTTCGTCTGCGTCGTCCCACATCGGGACCTCGGTTTGCTCGTCGTAGACGGTCTGCGCGTAGGGAGTCCGCCGGTGCAGAAAGAAGCAGCCCATTGCCGCCAGTTCGTAGGTGCGGATTGTATCTTCGTCGCCGGGTTGGCGCACACCCCGGATGACGACGTCGTGATGCACGGGCGCAATGACAATGCGGCCGCGGCGTAGCCATTCGCCATAGGCGCGCCCGGTCAGCGCCGGTGCCACCTCCCATCCTGGCTCAGATCCGTCACGGCGTTCGCGCCAGCCACTGCCGACGATGCCGACCTTCAGGCGCAGGTCTTGACAGAGGCCGGCGAGTTGCTGCATCACGACCTGGTACTGATGGCGCCACGTCGCGGCCAGCACGAGATCGAAATCGGGATCGCCTGGGGGATCCGGCCAGAAGTGCAGGGCCGGATCGTAACCGTGCGGCACGCAGACACAGGGATTGTCGTAGCCGTAGATGGACTTCCATCCCGCAGGGTGGAACGGCTTGGTCGACACCACGAGATCGTATTCGCCCATGCTGGACTTCAACACCGCGCCGAACGCGTGTGGCGAGTAGTCCGGGAACACATTAGCGGTAAAGACACCCATCCGTCGAATGTGGCGAACGAACTCGGCGCACACGCCGCCGCCTCTGTACACCAGGAGGCAGTCAGGCCGGCGAGCGGCGATCTTGGCCAGAATCGCCGCCTCCAACTCTGTGCGGTGCCACGGTCTCAGCAGGCGATTCGTGCCCCGGACGACGAGCGACTTGCCGACTGGGAAGTAGTGATCTTCTCCCAGGTCATCCAGGCGGATATCTGGAAAGACGGCCATCGCCTCGCGCATGGAACGCGCGGTGGAGCCCTGCCAGGAGTCCCCGACAAACAGGATGTTCACGACACCGCCCTCTCACGGGATCGATAACGAGCCCGGTTCTCGGCGACCGACAGCATCAACATCGCCGCCAGCAGCGGATAGAGAATGAAGACGAATACTCCCAGGTACTCCGTGATGAAGTCACCGTCAATTCGAAACGCGATAAACATGCCGAGCAAAGACAGCGGCATCAGCAGGGGCGCCTGGTGCGCGTGGATGGCGCGGGCGATGGCCGACGTCTGTGCCACGATCCAGCCGCAGAGGGCGCTCGCGAGCCAGAGTCCCCACCAGCCGGCGTGATAGTAGCCACTGACAAAGATTCCTGGAGCCGTCGATGAACCGTCGCTGCCGGTGATCTTCCTGTGGAGTTCGCCATGCATCGCCGTGATCTGGGGCTTGTCTGGTGCCAGGACTCTCGGCACAAACAGCCAGGGGATCAGGGCCAGGCCATTGCCGCCTCGACCCCCATCGCGCAGATCGATGCTGGCAGCCTGGGTGGGCACGTAGCAGAGCCGGCTCCAATAGTCATATTCACGAGCGCCCGGCTCGTCGCGAGTACTGGCCCAGCCCTGGCGGAGGTAGGTGAGGCGATCGCCCAGAGTCGAACTACTGCCGGCCGAGAGTACGGCGACGCGTCCGCGACTCACCAGGCCTCCAAGGAACAGGTAGGCCAGAACCAGCGCCGACAGGCCAATGGGCAGTACGCGACGCGAGCCGAATCGAAGCGCCAGCCCCGCGGTCAGCACGGCAAGCGGCAGGAGTGCCTCTGTTTTCATCAACTGCAGGGCGCCGACCAACACCAGCAACACGGTCTGTGCCACCGCCAGCAGGCGGAACATGCGCTCGTGTGGACCGCGCGCCGATGCCGACAGGAGAATGGCCACAAGCGACAACTGGCCGATGATTCGTACACTGCCTGGGATCCCGCCCTCACGAAGGCCAATGTCAAAGGGGATGCGATAAAAGGTCGCCGCCGCGCCCAGAATCAGGAACGTCGCAATCACTGCCGTCGCTGAGAGGCGGCCCATCCTTGCGGCAACCCTGCCGGTCTGGGCACCAAGCCAGCGCCCGCGCGCGAACACCGATATCAGCAGCGCCATGCCGAAACCAAGCCCGTTCATGGCATCCACGCGCAGGGCATCTCCGGCACCAATGCGATAGAGGTTGAGGGCGTTGCGGACTTCCTCCTGCGGCCCGACAGCCAGCAAGGCGGCGCCAAACACAAAGTAGAGACAATACGCACCGAGAAACACAACACGATGGTCGGTCAACACCACCGAAAAACTCCGCCGAAACACGCTGAGCAGTATGGGTAGCGCGCACAGGAATGCGACCGCGCACCAGAGCCCATGGATCCACCATTCCTCAGGCTCGACTCGAGGCGCGAAAAACGCCGCCGCCGCGCCCAACACGAGGAACACCACTGAGAGGCGCAGCCACCGGCGCGGGGAAATGCCTGTCTCGGTCCTGGCTCGGGCCCTCACGCCTCGCCTCCAACTACTCGGTCAAGCTCGCGGGCGTATCGGTCACCATACGCGGCCCAGGACAGCTGGTCCCGCCGTGGCCCTAACAATCGGCGTGGCCCCGTCAGGTTCATGGCGCTGTTGAGCATCGCACGAATTGCGGCAGCAAGAACGTCGGCGTCGTCGCTCGGCACCACCGTGACCCACTCGGGCAGGTCCAGAAGGTCGCGGAGATCGGCCCCGCCCGTGCGGTCGGTGCACACCACAGGCACGCCGCACGCCAGGGCCTGCGCCTGGACGAGGGAGAGTCCCTCCTGGCGCGATGCCGACACAAAGACGTGGGCCTGTGCGTACTGCGCGGGGAGGCTGTCCTGAGGCACCGCATCCACATGGGTGAACCCGGGCTCCAGCGGCAACGGGGCATCACCCACGGCTCCGACGTGCCGCAGATGCACGCCGTCGAGTTTGCGCCACGCCGCCAGAAGCAGATCCACTCCCTTCTGATATGACCAGAGCCCCACGAACAAGATGGTCGGCGGACGGTCCTGCGGCGCCGGCGTCGGCCCAAACATGGCCACATCAACGCCGTAGGGATTGCAGAACAGCCGTTCGGCTGGAAATCCCTCATCGACGAAACTCTGCTTCGCATGCGCCGACGGCACGACCACCCGATCTGCCAGCGCATATCCCGCGCACTCGCGCGCGACGTCCGACTCGGGCACCGTACGCGCAGCGAACCCACGGCGCAGAAGGTCGTCGAGAATCGCTTTTTGGGAGAGAATGTGGCGGCTGCCGCGTTCGATGAACACCTTCGCGCCATAGGCTGCGCGAGCCTTGCGGGCACTCTGAACCGCGAGCCCCGACATCCCGATGAACACGTCACACGGCTCCAGCCGTCGCGCGATCAGCCGGTCGGTCGCCTCCAGCAGGCTGCGACTCGAGGCCGCCGCCAGCCGCGCACCGCCATATCGCTGCGCGGCCAGCATTGGCAGGAGCCACGGCAACAATCCACGGTGGGCGCGCGCCGGCAACCCGTATCGGCGGGTCTGGCGTGTCGTCATGGCACACCAGAACGACACGTCGTGGCCGAGCCGATCCAACTCTCGAGCGAGATCAAGGACATGAAACCGTCCCACCGTGGCGATCGCCACTTTCAGCGGGCGCATGTCGCCTCCATGCCCGCTGCCCGTCGCAGGACGCGCTCCAGCGTGCCGGCCTGCGCAGTCCAGGTCAGTTGTTGGAGTCGCTCCGGGTCGGCCACCGGCACTGCCCCGCCGTTCCACACCCGAGCCAGGGCCGCGCGCACCTGCGACTCGTCGGCACAGACCAGCAATGTCCCGCCCGCGAGTTCCGCCAGCTTCAAAGACTCGGCGCGTTCTCCGGGAAAACTGAGGATGGGGCGTTGGCAGGCCAGCAACTCGACGACCTTGTGGTGGAACGTCGCCGGCGACCACAGGTACGCATTCAACGCCGACTCGCCGCACAACGCGGCGAACTCCGGCAAGGGCAGCTGGTTCCTGATGTCGAGATGTACAACGGACTCCAGACCTGTCACTGCGGCCTCGACCAGCGCTGCGTCTGATCCGGCGTAGCCGAGCGTGATGCGTTGCCGTTCTGAAGAGGGCAGGCTCTGCACCCAATCGGAAAATGCGCGAACGAACCGCGAGAGATTCTCAGCGGCGTATGTGGCTCCGACCAGTGTGACGCGAAAACGCCCGGAGTGCTGAGGCCGCGGCCGCATGAACTCCGGGGCAACTCCGCTGTACACGACTGAAGGCCGCGCCGGGAACCAGCGTGCCATCGCTCCGGCGTGGAACTCCGCATTGGACGTGCCGGCCGACATGTCGCGAAACCGCCGCGCCACGAGCGTCTTCAGCCCACGGGGTATCCACTCATCCCACGAATCCTTCATATCGGCCACCCACTTGCAGCGTGCCAGCCGGGCCAACCGCTGGGCGATCAGCCAGCAGTCCGTGTTACCAAACATTCCCCAGACGATCTGGGGCTGGAAGACTGAGGCGATCGTGGGCAGGAATGGCGCGGCGCCTGCACTGAAGTCAGTGAACATCCCGGAATGACGCACATACGACCAGACGACCAATGACTTGCGGTGCAGCGATCCCGTGCGAGGTGATCGCACGCGGTTCAGTGCCGCAAAGGGCGTCGGCGTCACGGCAATCACCAGAGGCGTCCGCCAATCGTGCGCGTTGATGTGATCCTGCAGCTGGCTCGGGTCCGGCGACCCTGGACCGCGATCATCCTGCTCACAGACCAGGATCACCTGGTGTCCGCGCACTGCGAGCTCCTGAGCGAAGTGCCAGGCTCGCATGCCTGAGACATGCGGCACCGACGGATGCACATGGTTGACCACCACCACCCGCATCAGCGCGTCGCCGGCCGTGTTGTTCACGAAAGCCCCCGCTTGCGGGTGTCAGCGAGCGGCTGCAGGAAGTGCTGACGCCATTGTTCGATGATGAAGGGCTGCCAGACCACCCAACTCAGCGACGGCTCTCCGGCGCGCACCCGTGCAAGCGCTCTGCCCCACCACTGCGGCAACCACGGCGATCCCACGCGGCCACACGCCGCGTCGAGTGATTCCCGCACACGATCCGCAAACGCCGGGGCCTGGAACCACAGGTCCTGCGGCGGCCGGAATCCCTGCTTGTTCCATCGGGTGCGAATCGACTCCGGGAGAATGCCGCACATCGATTCGCGAAGCAGGCGCTTGGTCTGCACCTCACCCATCAGCAGGTGAGGAGGCAGCCGAAATACAAACTCCGCGATCCGGTGGTCGCAGAACGGAAGGCGCACTTCCCGGGAGTGGGCCATCGAATTGCGATCACCGTAGCGCAGCAGCGTGGTCAGGAACCTCCCGAAACTCTCCTGCAGCAGGACGCTTCCCAACGGATCAAATCCGTCGCGACGCGGGGCGTCGTTCTCGCGCGCCACGCGTTGTGCCGCGCCAGGCCGCAACCCGTACAACAGGCTGGTGCCTGTGGAGGTGTGATTGGACAACCAATGCCGGAGCGTGAATGGCAGCCTGTCGCGCAGGCCGCGCCCGGCGGGAGCCAACGCGAGCGGATACCGCTGGCGAATCAACGGAAGCTCACGATGGAGGCGGTCGATGTCGCCGCACTCCCGCAGCGCCTCCAGGTACACCGCAAAATACTGCTCGTACCCACCCAATGATTCGTCGGCGCCCTGGCCGTCCAGCAGCACCGTCACACCCTGCGCCCTGGCAAGATCGAACACACACCACTGCGCGAACTGGCTGGAACTGCTCACCGGCAGTTCGTTGAGCCACATGAACCGCGGGAGTTCTTCAAGAAAGCGATCCACCGTTGGCGTCACGGTGTGACTCGTGACTCCGGCCGCGTCAATGATTTGCTGTGCGTACGTCCACTCATCCGCAGACGTGCCAGGAAACCGGCCGGTAAATGTGTTGTACGGGGCGTCCTCCCCCAACAGGTTCCGCACGATGCAGACAATGGCCGAGGAGTCCAGGCCCCCGGACAAACAGGACCCGACCGGTACATCACTGCGCAGGCGGAGCCGGACTGAGTCAATCAGGAGATCGCGAAACTCGGCGAACACTTCCCGCTCATCTGTCACGATTCGTGCGGCACCAGGCTTCACCTGCCAGTAGGTCCAGACCCGCTGCTGCAGCGTGTGGACATCGACCAGCATCGCCTCACCAGGCAGCAACTGCTGCACATCATTGAACACCGTCTGCCGATCCGCATCCAGCCCCGTGCTGGCGTTGTACGCCGCCCGCAGCAGTCGCCACTCATCGATGTCCATGGACAGCGCGGGGTGCTGCAGCACGGCCTTGTACTCGGACGCGAACACGAAACAGTCGCGACCCCATCCAAAGAGAAAAGGCTTCTCGCCATACCGATCGCGAGCGCAGAACAGCATGCCGGTGGTGCTGTCGTACAACGCAAACGCGAACATGCCGTTAAACCGGCTGAGGCAGTCGGTCCCCCACTGGCGGTACGCCTCCAGGATGACCTCGGTGTCGGACTGCGTCCGAAACGTCGCTCCCAACCGCTGGAGTTCTGCGCGCACTTCCAGGAAGTTATAGATTTCGCCGTTGTGGGTCAGGTGCAGGCGACGGGTGGCATCTGCCATCGGCTGCGCGCCGGCCGGCGACAAATCCAGAATCGAGAGCCGACGATGTCCGAGCACCAGTGTGCGTTGGGATGTGACCGGACCTGTCCACAGGCCCGAACCATCCGGGCCGCGATGGCCCATGACCTGCAACATGTTGCGCACCACGGCCTCGGACGCACCCGGTTGGCCGATCACGCCCGCAATCCCGCACATGTCAGTCGGGCCGTGGGAACTGAAAGCGACCGGCCCACGCGCGCAGGAGTGGCACGAGTCCCCGGACCTGCGCCCGGAGTGCGCCTCTCACCACGCGACTGCCCACAGTGGCAGACCATTGTCTGAGCTCCGCGTCAATGTCGAAGCCGTGCGTCTCGCGGACCCAGGCGGCCCACTCGGGGTTGCCCGCGAGCACGGTGCGCGCGTGATCAAAAAAGCCGAGCGCGGCGCTGAGCACCACGAGCCGCATCGCCTGCTCGGGGCCTTCCAGGCGGCCCGCCGTCTTGAGCAGCACAAGGTCACACTGAGCCACCTGCCCCTTCGAGTACTGCATGTCGCTGCGGACCCGATAGGGGTGCGCCGGCAGGTTGCGGCGCCTCCAGCGGTGAAAGTCCTGGAGGTCCATGACCTCGAATCCCGCCTCGGCAAGAAACTGCGCCACCGCCCACACCAGGGGCTGATCAATCCGTTGCGGCAGGAACGAACACTCCACTTTCAGCGCCACACACTCGCGCAGCAACGTGTGGCCGGCCTTCAGGATGTCGAGCTCTGCGCCTTCAACGTCCACCTTGAGGTAATCCACACGTTCGAGCCTGCCTGTGCTGCGAAGCTCGTCCAGCGTGCAGGTCTCAACCGGTAGCACCGTGCGAACGGCATGCAGGCTCGGGTTGTCGAATCGCTCGATCATGGCCGGGTTGTGCCGCAGCAGCGACGCCCCAGTCATGTCCTCAGGCACGTACAAATTCTGAATCCCTGACGCGCCGCCTACCGCACTTGGTATGACGGTGAACTGGCGCCACCGGGAGTCACCCGCCCGCGCAAGTTGATCCGCGGCGTGCTGCTCGGGCTCGAAGCAGTAGATGCTGGACGCCCAGGCGATGGCCAGCAGTTCCGGATCGGCACCGCCGCGCGCGCCCAGGTCCACGATACACGGCGACAATGTCTCGATCAGTGTCCCGATGGCGCTGTGTGCAAGGTCTGGCATGCCGGTGTGTGCCACGTCGTCAGCTCCTGGTGGCTTCGTCAAGCGTGGTCACCCGGCTCGGGTCGCCACCGCGCGTCCATCGATGGTCCCGGATGCTGCGATACATGCCGCAGGACTGGCACACGTTGGGAAACGCGCCCCGATTCATGCCGTCAATCAGTGCGCGCCACCGTGGGTTGCCCGACGAGAGGATGTCTTCCAGCGGCTCGGTCTTCGTGTCCCCCAGAAAGAGGCCGGAATCGTAACCCCGGCAGCCGCAGCCGACCACTTCGCCGGTCGAGGTCACCATCGTGGACTGAAACATATGAATGCAGGCGCCCTGATGGTACAGGCTTTCGCCCGGCGTCAGTGCGATGTCGAGCCCCACCACATGATCATCTGTGATGAGCCCTCCCCAGTTGTCGTACTCGGTGGCAGTTCCGACCGACGCGCGGTGGTCGCGAACCAGCCGCTGCACCACGTCGTACAGCGGGCCGGTCCAGCGGGTCGGGTCGAATGAGCTGCCCTCACGAACGTCAATGATGATCGCGGGAGCCGCCGGCCACTCGTGCAACGCATCGGCCAGCCACCCCAGATTGCGCACAAGCCTGCGAAACTGCTGTGGCGGCTTCGCGGTGATCGCGGCAAACCGCTCTTCGGTGGCTCCGTAGAGGCTGATGTGCAGCTCCCGTAACTTCGTGAAGGTCTTGAGCCGCATGATGGCTTCCAGGTCCGGCGTCACAAAATTGGTATAGAACGCGACCTGCCGGACGCTCGACTGTTGCACCGCTTCGAGCTTCCGGAAGATGCCTTTGTCCATGAAGACGTCGCCGGTCATCGGCGTCAACCAGAGTCGCTCGATTCCCACTCGGTCGGCCGCATCAAGCAGTGCCTGGAAGGTATCTCCAGTCAGCTCCGTGCGCGGGCGGACTTCCAGTGGATAGGCACAAAAACGACAGGCCAGATTGCAGCGGCTCGTGGGTTCGACAAACAGCTGTTTCCATGGCACCGGAACAAAGCTGCGGCCCATCAACTGATTCCACGAGATGATCAGCCGCCAGCCGAGCTGGCGCCGCGCGGCCGCGGCCAGCCGGCGCACACCCGCACTGTCGGCGACCACGAATTGCAGGAGGAACACCACGGACCCGATCAACAGGGCCGACGCGTACCCCGCCGCGTGATAGCCGGGCACCAGCACGGTAAAGCTGATCAACAGCGCAGCGAGGTACGGTACGTGCAGCCACAGTTGCCGCCACATGCGCGCTGACCCCACCAGTTCATGCACGTAC from Acidobacteriota bacterium encodes:
- a CDS encoding O-antigen ligase family protein codes for the protein MIRGVGWGAAALLLVAAPVLAFPAALGPSALATVAVFAAVVMLGAVGLVSDFGRLPWYVAVLVVAAIFAGIDVAEQPETINHFAGLALGLFAMGTVAVWCRTRERFALAAFAFVACGAVVVAIGVRSALPVHTAKTIFGKASPVTEPPALPMSGLHSRTSVNRNPLAAVAMMVLPVAAAVAGSRLAGSGLRVPLQVVGLLAALWTLAVVVIMQSRSVWLAAAFIAWLMTRRFLKPAAWWSAAAAVFLVMPAVTYAFWGDHPRVVELMASVQTRLDIWAQGFDALRTSPWTGIGFDYFRHSGYSPVPVWPDLIVGRPHAHNMFLQTALDVGLIGLAAYVAVTAFILRRAYDMAVTIGGDGWVRSVGIAAGLSLLSVHIFGLLDAVALGAKVGIFQWLACGLVLAAWRLQKPGAIAV
- a CDS encoding glycosyltransferase, whose amino-acid sequence is MAVGMGPGNGDPPRLRVLAFSRCYPPGFRGGGPVRSLVNLVQALGTQVDFRIITLDRDLASDPPYPSVRHGSWQVLHGAEVLYLSRRAATVRRLSREVARISPQVIYLNSFFDPIFTLKVLAARKLGLVPTVPTLLAPQGELSTGALGLKAAKKSAFLQLARVSGLYRDITWQASNELEKEEIVQIVKTVRRDEVRVASDLTEEVSPEVRAPIERRVPGPLRLCFLSRISPKKNLDFALRVLAGVKVPVEFAIFGPIEDVAYWAECERLLVRLPSNIRAVYKGEVPPDQVKRTLARHDLFFFPTRGENFGHVIFESLAAGVPVLISDQTPWSDVETHEVGWSLPLSSMSAFGMAIEALSARLPADHDVYAERSMAYASARVDRAGAIARAYSLFRDLVPQ
- a CDS encoding FkbM family methyltransferase yields the protein MNRSPALVIGKLAETLGFIVEHPLNRGRKVRALVEFVRWQVGSRLVSGPVVYPWVNGSRMIVHSGEDGLTGNIYCGLHEFAEMAYLLHVITPDDLFVDVGANVGAYTILACAAKGARGCCLEPVPSTFARLLDTLSINRLSGRVEALNVGASDAEGELWFTSDENCTNHVVPEGEPRDGAVQVKVLPLDAVLANRRPAVLKIDVEGFETFVLAGANATLSQPTLHSVIMELNGSVARYGLGEHAILKTMAGHGFEACGYEPFSRTLTPLGDARSKSNNTVFVRDIPLAERLLKSSPPLKVGRVWL
- a CDS encoding glycosyltransferase family 1 protein, yielding MNILFVGDSWQGSTARSMREAMAVFPDIRLDDLGEDHYFPVGKSLVVRGTNRLLRPWHRTELEAAILAKIAARRPDCLLVYRGGGVCAEFVRHIRRMGVFTANVFPDYSPHAFGAVLKSSMGEYDLVVSTKPFHPAGWKSIYGYDNPCVCVPHGYDPALHFWPDPPGDPDFDLVLAATWRHQYQVVMQQLAGLCQDLRLKVGIVGSGWRERRDGSEPGWEVAPALTGRAYGEWLRRGRIVIAPVHHDVVIRGVRQPGDEDTIRTYELAAMGCFFLHRRTPYAQTVYDEQTEVPMWDDADELAEVVRHYLPRAGERADMARRAHARAVPAYSIPARARQVIEQIAAARRAWDTGS
- a CDS encoding glycosyltransferase family 4 protein encodes the protein MRPLKVAIATVGRFHVLDLARELDRLGHDVSFWCAMTTRQTRRYGLPARAHRGLLPWLLPMLAAQRYGGARLAAASSRSLLEATDRLIARRLEPCDVFIGMSGLAVQSARKARAAYGAKVFIERGSRHILSQKAILDDLLRRGFAARTVPESDVARECAGYALADRVVVPSAHAKQSFVDEGFPAERLFCNPYGVDVAMFGPTPAPQDRPPTILFVGLWSYQKGVDLLLAAWRKLDGVHLRHVGAVGDAPLPLEPGFTHVDAVPQDSLPAQYAQAHVFVSASRQEGLSLVQAQALACGVPVVCTDRTGGADLRDLLDLPEWVTVVPSDDADVLAAAIRAMLNSAMNLTGPRRLLGPRRDQLSWAAYGDRYARELDRVVGGEA
- the asnB gene encoding asparagine synthase (glutamine-hydrolyzing) codes for the protein MIGQPGASEAVVRNMLQVMGHRGPDGSGLWTGPVTSQRTLVLGHRRLSILDLSPAGAQPMADATRRLHLTHNGEIYNFLEVRAELQRLGATFRTQSDTEVILEAYRQWGTDCLSRFNGMFAFALYDSTTGMLFCARDRYGEKPFLFGWGRDCFVFASEYKAVLQHPALSMDIDEWRLLRAAYNASTGLDADRQTVFNDVQQLLPGEAMLVDVHTLQQRVWTYWQVKPGAARIVTDEREVFAEFRDLLIDSVRLRLRSDVPVGSCLSGGLDSSAIVCIVRNLLGEDAPYNTFTGRFPGTSADEWTYAQQIIDAAGVTSHTVTPTVDRFLEELPRFMWLNELPVSSSSQFAQWCVFDLARAQGVTVLLDGQGADESLGGYEQYFAVYLEALRECGDIDRLHRELPLIRQRYPLALAPAGRGLRDRLPFTLRHWLSNHTSTGTSLLYGLRPGAAQRVARENDAPRRDGFDPLGSVLLQESFGRFLTTLLRYGDRNSMAHSREVRLPFCDHRIAEFVFRLPPHLLMGEVQTKRLLRESMCGILPESIRTRWNKQGFRPPQDLWFQAPAFADRVRESLDAACGRVGSPWLPQWWGRALARVRAGEPSLSWVVWQPFIIEQWRQHFLQPLADTRKRGLS
- a CDS encoding FkbM family methyltransferase, with amino-acid sequence MAHTGMPDLAHSAIGTLIETLSPCIVDLGARGGADPELLAIAWASSIYCFEPEQHAADQLARAGDSRWRQFTVIPSAVGGASGIQNLYVPEDMTGASLLRHNPAMIERFDNPSLHAVRTVLPVETCTLDELRSTGRLERVDYLKVDVEGAELDILKAGHTLLRECVALKVECSFLPQRIDQPLVWAVAQFLAEAGFEVMDLQDFHRWRRRNLPAHPYRVRSDMQYSKGQVAQCDLVLLKTAGRLEGPEQAMRLVVLSAALGFFDHARTVLAGNPEWAAWVRETHGFDIDAELRQWSATVGSRVVRGALRAQVRGLVPLLRAWAGRFQFPRPD